The proteins below are encoded in one region of Bremerella sp. P1:
- a CDS encoding Asp-tRNA(Asn)/Glu-tRNA(Gln) amidotransferase subunit GatA — protein MALYEASATQLLSQLESGELTSVEVTQACLDRIREHDGSVGAFLKVMDEKALAKAAEVDRKRKAGEELGVLAGVPVAVKDLLCTEGEVTTCASKMLENFVPPYSSTVIKKLEAADAVIIGKTNMDEFAMGGSTENSALGKTRNPWNTDLVPGGSSGGAAACLAAQMVPLSIGTDTGGSIRQPASFCGVVGLKPTYGRVSRFGLIAFTSSLDQIGPMARTAEDTALFLEAISGHDPQDSTSAAVACPLFSKSVDQPLEGLRIGLVKEHFGEGLDGEVEKAVREAVAVYEKLGAKVVDISLPHNKYGIATYYIIAPSEASSNLARFDGAHYGHRCDEATMLEELQKEAEALEAANDKEGLRKMDTPLIRMYRQSRAEGFGPEVKRRIMLGTYTLSAGYYDAFYLKALKVRRLIREDYDKAFKAVDLIVGPTAPNPAFAAGSKTNDPLAMYLEDLYTVTANLAGIPAMSIPCGMTSGGLPVGLHMQAPALEEDRLLRAAYMFQKETDWHAKTPSL, from the coding sequence ATGGCTTTGTACGAAGCGTCCGCCACCCAGTTGTTGTCTCAGCTTGAATCAGGCGAACTGACCTCGGTCGAGGTAACCCAGGCCTGTCTCGATCGAATTCGTGAGCATGATGGCTCCGTGGGTGCGTTTCTGAAGGTGATGGACGAAAAGGCGTTGGCCAAAGCTGCCGAAGTCGACCGCAAGCGTAAGGCCGGTGAAGAACTGGGCGTGCTCGCTGGTGTTCCGGTCGCGGTAAAGGACCTGCTGTGCACCGAGGGAGAAGTCACCACGTGCGCTTCCAAGATGCTCGAGAACTTCGTTCCGCCGTACAGCAGCACGGTCATCAAGAAGCTGGAAGCGGCCGACGCCGTGATCATCGGTAAGACCAACATGGATGAGTTCGCCATGGGTGGTTCCACCGAAAACTCGGCCCTCGGTAAGACACGCAATCCGTGGAATACTGATCTGGTGCCTGGTGGTTCGTCCGGTGGCGCGGCTGCCTGCCTGGCAGCTCAGATGGTCCCCCTTTCAATCGGTACCGATACGGGTGGCTCGATTCGCCAGCCAGCGTCGTTCTGCGGTGTTGTCGGGCTGAAGCCAACCTACGGCCGCGTTAGCCGTTTTGGCCTGATCGCTTTTACCAGTAGCTTGGACCAGATCGGTCCGATGGCACGCACGGCGGAAGATACCGCATTGTTCCTCGAAGCGATCAGTGGTCATGATCCGCAGGATTCGACTTCAGCGGCTGTTGCCTGTCCGTTGTTCAGCAAGTCGGTCGATCAGCCTCTGGAAGGTCTTCGCATTGGCTTGGTGAAAGAACACTTCGGCGAAGGTCTCGATGGTGAAGTCGAGAAAGCTGTACGCGAAGCCGTCGCTGTTTATGAAAAGCTTGGCGCCAAGGTCGTCGATATTTCGCTGCCGCATAACAAGTACGGTATCGCGACTTACTACATCATTGCCCCGAGTGAAGCCTCGAGTAACCTGGCCCGCTTCGACGGTGCCCATTACGGCCATCGTTGCGATGAAGCGACGATGCTGGAAGAGTTGCAAAAGGAAGCAGAAGCCTTAGAGGCCGCTAATGATAAAGAGGGCCTCCGGAAGATGGATACGCCGTTGATTCGGATGTATCGCCAGAGTCGGGCTGAAGGGTTCGGGCCGGAAGTAAAGCGGCGAATCATGCTGGGTACCTACACGCTCAGTGCCGGGTATTACGACGCTTTCTACCTCAAGGCATTGAAGGTTCGTCGTTTGATTCGTGAAGACTACGACAAGGCATTCAAGGCCGTCGACTTGATCGTGGGCCCAACGGCGCCGAATCCGGCGTTTGCTGCCGGCTCCAAGACCAACGACCCGCTGGCCATGTACCTGGAAGACTTGTACACGGTGACCGCCAACCTCGCGGGCATTCCGGCGATGTCGATTCCGTGTGGAATGACCAGCGGCGGACTCCCAGTTGGTCTGCACATGCAGGCTCCGGCCTTGGAAGAAGATCGCCTACTGCGAGCCGCCTACATGTTCCAGAAGGAAACCGACTGGCACGCGAAGACGCCAAGCTTGTAG
- the gatC gene encoding Asp-tRNA(Asn)/Glu-tRNA(Gln) amidotransferase subunit GatC: protein MSSLTREEVEKVSLLARLRLSEEELSTMTEQMSQIVSYVELLEEVNTDDVEPMAHAVEQHNIFAEDAVHQSLPREAALANAPKRDDECFRVPAVLGD, encoded by the coding sequence ATGTCCTCGCTGACCCGTGAAGAAGTCGAAAAGGTTTCGCTGCTGGCTCGTTTGCGTCTGTCGGAGGAAGAACTCTCGACAATGACCGAGCAGATGAGCCAGATCGTCAGCTACGTCGAGCTTCTTGAAGAGGTCAATACCGACGACGTCGAGCCGATGGCTCACGCGGTCGAGCAGCACAATATCTTTGCCGAAGACGCCGTGCACCAGTCGCTGCCACGCGAAGCTGCCTTGGCCAACGCCCCCAAGCGGGACGACGAATGCTTCCGTGTTCCTGCTGTTTTGGGCGACTAG
- a CDS encoding APC family permease: MTHNPVEPPESQGASDSSSSNELAGPDHQPRKFGFWAAYFLVVASMVGAGILTSSGFTLHDTANPGGLMVIWTLGGILALCGTVTIAELATMLPRAGSDYLFVREAFGREAGIVVGWATFVLGFAAPTAVVARLSANYLSIPMTEYFEFGSTQPYLEPMLATLFVGVLMTIHCLGHRESSGLQVLSTLVKICLLVGLVVIGLSFGDGDWGHFADSHVPDSQEFFTLGIGLIYVSYAYTGWNAAAYVAGEVRDPERLLPRSLIAGCASVMGLYLLVNLTYVFALDPQEMTQLSIPEVIPVAQLAAKKLFGTQVADVVSILLGLGMLASVSAYMLSGPRIAFAMANDGAFPRFAAKLHDRRQTPIAAIVVQGLIAIGMVWSGPFLDILNYTAIGLAVISGLVVASIFPLRNRENLPHPYRLPLYPLPPILYLVLMGWIVASGLMQDVQGLQLDEPRLPTTILSLLTILLGLPVAYFLARRNRAS; encoded by the coding sequence ATGACGCACAACCCTGTCGAACCGCCTGAGTCGCAAGGGGCGTCCGATTCGTCCTCGTCCAATGAGCTTGCTGGTCCCGACCATCAGCCTCGGAAATTTGGTTTCTGGGCGGCGTACTTTCTAGTGGTCGCTAGTATGGTTGGAGCCGGGATTCTTACTTCCTCCGGGTTCACCCTTCATGATACGGCCAACCCCGGCGGGCTGATGGTGATCTGGACGCTCGGCGGGATTCTCGCCTTGTGTGGAACAGTAACCATCGCAGAACTGGCCACCATGCTTCCCAGGGCAGGTAGTGATTACCTTTTCGTTCGAGAAGCCTTCGGCCGTGAGGCAGGTATTGTCGTTGGCTGGGCAACGTTCGTCTTAGGCTTTGCTGCTCCGACAGCGGTCGTGGCACGTCTATCGGCAAACTACCTGTCGATTCCGATGACGGAGTATTTCGAGTTTGGATCAACACAGCCCTATCTGGAACCGATGCTGGCTACGCTTTTCGTCGGCGTATTGATGACGATTCATTGCCTAGGTCATCGCGAGAGCAGTGGCCTACAGGTTCTCTCAACGCTGGTGAAGATCTGCCTGTTGGTGGGCTTGGTCGTGATTGGTTTGAGTTTCGGCGATGGAGACTGGGGGCACTTTGCGGACAGCCATGTGCCGGATTCTCAAGAGTTTTTTACCCTGGGGATTGGTTTGATCTATGTCAGTTACGCGTACACAGGCTGGAATGCGGCTGCCTATGTTGCTGGCGAAGTCCGTGATCCGGAGCGACTCTTGCCGCGCAGCTTGATCGCGGGGTGTGCATCGGTGATGGGGCTTTATCTGCTGGTGAACCTGACGTATGTGTTTGCCCTGGATCCTCAGGAGATGACACAGTTGAGTATTCCCGAGGTCATCCCGGTGGCTCAGTTGGCGGCGAAAAAGCTTTTCGGTACCCAGGTCGCCGACGTCGTTTCCATTTTGCTCGGTCTCGGAATGTTGGCATCGGTCAGTGCCTACATGCTCTCTGGGCCACGCATCGCGTTTGCGATGGCCAACGATGGGGCATTTCCGCGTTTCGCTGCCAAGCTGCACGACCGTCGCCAGACACCTATCGCCGCAATTGTCGTTCAAGGTTTGATCGCGATCGGAATGGTTTGGTCCGGTCCCTTCTTAGACATTCTGAACTATACGGCGATCGGGCTGGCGGTGATTTCAGGACTCGTGGTCGCGAGTATCTTCCCGCTGAGAAATCGAGAGAACCTCCCGCATCCGTATCGTTTGCCGCTGTATCCGTTACCGCCGATTTTGTACCTGGTCCTGATGGGATGGATCGTTGCGTCCGGGCTGATGCAAGACGTGCAAGGACTTCAGCTCGACGAACCTAGGCTGCCAACAACGATACTCAGCCTGTTGACGATCCTGCTCGGTTTGCCGGTCGCCTACTTCCTGGCTCGGCGAAATCGTGCGAGCTAG
- a CDS encoding SAM hydroxide adenosyltransferase has translation MPSRISGKVVSISETGDAITDLAHDQLADVPQDDRTSIECGGHTTLGIYPADHDQPEMTYVAILGGSGCLELSLIGDSAAKFLGLKVNDEVTIKW, from the coding sequence GTGCCGAGTCGCATCTCCGGAAAAGTCGTATCCATCTCGGAAACGGGAGACGCCATTACCGACTTGGCTCATGATCAATTGGCCGATGTCCCTCAAGATGATCGGACTTCCATCGAGTGTGGTGGTCACACGACACTGGGTATCTATCCGGCCGATCACGACCAGCCTGAGATGACATACGTCGCGATTCTTGGCGGGAGTGGTTGCCTGGAGTTATCGCTCATTGGTGACAGTGCCGCGAAGTTCCTCGGGCTGAAAGTTAACGACGAAGTCACCATCAAGTGGTAG
- a CDS encoding RrF2 family transcriptional regulator, giving the protein MKLSRTVAYALQATMQLAVSDSDTPVPCSQIASKGDMPERFLLQVLRSLVNHGVLRSTRGVDGGYMLIRSPDEISLLDVIEAIEGPLDSKLPLPADPEDFTQQNLQKALQEVTATARKQLESIKISQLIQAPASEAADEDSSDAEASLTPSHTRALSGAVPEAATRVHSA; this is encoded by the coding sequence ATGAAACTTTCGCGAACTGTCGCCTATGCTTTACAGGCGACCATGCAGTTAGCCGTGTCCGATTCAGACACACCAGTTCCATGCAGTCAAATTGCATCCAAAGGGGACATGCCAGAACGCTTTTTGCTTCAGGTCCTCCGCAGTTTGGTGAATCACGGAGTGCTGCGTAGCACACGTGGTGTCGATGGGGGATACATGTTGATTCGATCCCCTGACGAGATCTCACTCCTCGATGTCATCGAGGCGATTGAAGGCCCGTTGGACTCGAAGTTGCCGCTTCCGGCTGACCCAGAGGACTTCACGCAGCAAAACCTGCAAAAGGCTCTTCAAGAGGTCACCGCGACTGCACGCAAGCAGTTGGAATCGATCAAGATCTCGCAGCTGATTCAGGCACCAGCTTCCGAAGCAGCGGATGAAGATTCATCCGATGCTGAAGCGTCGCTCACGCCGAGTCATACGCGAGCATTGAGCGGAGCCGTGCCTGAAGCGGCGACACGTGTCCATTCGGCTTGA
- the gatB gene encoding Asp-tRNA(Asn)/Glu-tRNA(Gln) amidotransferase subunit GatB, translating into MSDDYEIIIGLEVHVQLATETKLFCRCSTKFGASPNTQTCPVCLGMPGSLPVMNRDAFQLGLKTACALNLNVPRFTKWDRKNYYYPDLPKGYQISQFDLPMSEDGYLWISDPKEQFEAKKVGIIRAHLEEDAGKSMHDEAAGKADTRIDLNRTGTPLLEIVSEPDMRSPLEAKAYLNELKLILTYLGVSDCNMQEGSLRVDANVNLHIKSDDPHKIATPIVEIKNMNSFRAVERALAYEVTRQYEVWKETGKTIKDAAKTTRGWDDQAQVTRPQREKEDSSDYRYFPDPDLAPVITTEEEVEAVQQSLCELPMAIRERLHDGFGIPSYDADVIVNQGIVAVKYFEELALKTGDAKMSSNWVQQDVLRVLKERDLEFEQFPISVERLAGLLKAIMNKEIDTTRAKDVFTQMLDSDKDASAIMKEMGIEKVDDSEIDDLAKEILEANPKAVEDLKNGVQKAVGALIGQAKKKNPNIDPGTFRAKCLELVKHM; encoded by the coding sequence ATGAGCGACGATTACGAAATCATTATCGGGCTGGAAGTTCACGTGCAGCTGGCAACCGAGACCAAGCTGTTCTGTCGCTGTAGCACAAAGTTTGGGGCTTCGCCCAACACGCAGACTTGCCCCGTTTGTCTCGGCATGCCAGGGTCGCTGCCAGTGATGAACCGTGATGCGTTTCAGCTGGGTCTGAAGACGGCCTGTGCGTTGAATCTGAACGTACCTCGCTTCACGAAGTGGGACCGCAAGAACTATTACTACCCCGACCTTCCCAAGGGGTACCAGATCAGCCAGTTCGATCTGCCGATGTCGGAGGATGGTTACCTCTGGATTAGTGATCCGAAAGAGCAGTTTGAAGCCAAGAAGGTCGGTATCATTCGGGCTCACTTGGAAGAAGACGCCGGCAAGTCGATGCACGACGAAGCCGCCGGTAAGGCCGACACGCGGATCGACTTGAATCGTACGGGCACTCCGCTGTTGGAAATCGTGAGCGAGCCTGACATGCGTTCGCCCTTGGAAGCGAAGGCCTACCTGAACGAGCTAAAGCTGATTCTGACCTACCTCGGCGTTTCGGACTGTAACATGCAGGAAGGCAGCCTCCGCGTCGATGCCAACGTCAACTTGCATATCAAGTCTGACGACCCGCACAAGATCGCAACGCCGATCGTCGAAATCAAGAACATGAACAGCTTCCGCGCTGTCGAGCGTGCCCTCGCGTACGAGGTGACTCGACAGTACGAAGTGTGGAAGGAAACCGGCAAGACCATCAAGGACGCCGCAAAGACTACCCGTGGCTGGGACGATCAGGCCCAGGTGACACGGCCCCAACGAGAGAAGGAAGATTCGAGCGATTACCGCTACTTCCCCGATCCCGACCTTGCCCCGGTAATTACCACAGAGGAAGAGGTTGAAGCCGTTCAGCAGTCGCTGTGCGAGCTTCCAATGGCGATCCGCGAGCGTCTGCATGATGGCTTTGGTATTCCCTCCTACGATGCCGACGTGATCGTCAATCAGGGCATCGTGGCTGTGAAGTACTTCGAGGAGTTGGCCCTCAAAACGGGCGACGCCAAGATGTCCAGCAACTGGGTTCAGCAGGATGTGCTGCGGGTACTGAAAGAACGTGATCTAGAATTCGAACAGTTCCCGATCTCGGTCGAACGGCTCGCCGGCTTGCTCAAAGCGATCATGAACAAAGAGATCGATACGACCCGGGCGAAGGATGTCTTTACCCAGATGCTCGACAGCGACAAAGACGCCTCGGCGATCATGAAGGAGATGGGCATCGAAAAGGTCGATGACTCCGAGATCGATGACCTGGCCAAAGAGATCCTGGAAGCTAATCCCAAGGCCGTCGAAGACCTGAAGAACGGCGTGCAAAAGGCGGTTGGCGCGCTTATCGGTCAGGCCAAGAAGAAGAACCCCAACATCGACCCCGGCACGTTCCGCGCGAAGTGCTTGGAGTTGGTGAAGCATATGTAG
- a CDS encoding TraR/DksA family transcriptional regulator, whose protein sequence is MGSTRSSKGAYSRSEAEPYHEKLKLLRARMVGDTNYLADSALKRTRSDAAGDLSKMPIHMADIGSDNYEQEFSLNLLAAEQVTLAEIDSALARIESGEYGACVECGQRIKKSRLNAIPFTHYCIDCASERDKESRG, encoded by the coding sequence ATGGGAAGTACACGCAGTAGCAAAGGAGCCTACTCCAGGAGTGAGGCTGAACCTTATCACGAGAAGCTAAAGCTATTGCGCGCCCGCATGGTCGGCGACACGAATTATCTTGCCGATTCCGCTCTGAAACGCACCCGAAGTGATGCTGCCGGCGATCTCTCGAAAATGCCGATTCACATGGCAGATATTGGGTCGGACAATTACGAGCAGGAGTTCTCGTTAAATCTTTTGGCGGCGGAGCAGGTGACCTTGGCGGAGATCGATTCTGCCCTGGCCAGAATTGAATCAGGCGAGTATGGTGCTTGCGTCGAGTGTGGACAACGCATTAAAAAGTCGCGACTCAATGCCATCCCCTTCACCCACTACTGTATCGACTGTGCCAGCGAGCGAGACAAAGAAAGCCGCGGATAG
- the rpmB gene encoding 50S ribosomal protein L28, whose product MANVCEICGKGHSMGNKVTLRGKAKYLGGVGTKITGITRRKFKPNLQTAKAVMPNGEHKKLKVCTQCIRSGYVKKVVRHRPFKLPSEERGR is encoded by the coding sequence ATGGCCAACGTGTGTGAAATTTGTGGCAAGGGCCACAGCATGGGCAATAAGGTTACCCTCCGCGGTAAGGCGAAGTACCTGGGCGGTGTCGGTACCAAGATCACGGGCATCACGCGTCGTAAGTTCAAGCCGAACTTGCAGACCGCCAAAGCTGTTATGCCCAACGGCGAACACAAGAAGCTGAAGGTTTGCACCCAGTGCATCCGTAGCGGGTACGTCAAGAAGGTTGTGCGTCACCGCCCCTTCAAGCTGCCTTCGGAAGAACGCGGCCGCTAA
- the lspA gene encoding signal peptidase II: protein MPASETKKAADSQGAVPVSRYVLFFTLAVLGCGIDLWSKSAVFAWLGMPGQNRYYWFIEPYVGFQTSLNEGALFGLGQGYTSVFAVFSVVAALGILYWLFIAKAAHDAILTTALGLITGGIFGNLYDRLGIWGQPAVRDFILFRYNEQYVWPNFNIADALLVCGAILMLWHSVFASTASKDDEATSDPA from the coding sequence GTGCCAGCGAGCGAGACAAAGAAAGCCGCGGATAGCCAGGGTGCTGTTCCCGTTAGCCGTTACGTACTTTTCTTTACGTTGGCCGTTTTGGGATGCGGCATCGACTTGTGGAGCAAGTCGGCTGTCTTTGCTTGGTTGGGCATGCCAGGGCAGAACCGCTACTACTGGTTCATCGAACCCTATGTCGGGTTTCAAACATCACTCAATGAAGGGGCACTGTTTGGGCTGGGACAAGGGTATACCTCGGTATTTGCCGTTTTCTCGGTCGTTGCTGCTCTGGGGATTCTCTATTGGCTTTTCATTGCCAAAGCTGCCCATGACGCGATCCTGACGACAGCCCTGGGATTAATCACCGGCGGTATCTTCGGAAATCTCTACGACCGCCTGGGCATCTGGGGCCAGCCGGCGGTGCGTGACTTCATTCTGTTTCGTTACAACGAACAATACGTTTGGCCAAACTTCAATATCGCGGATGCCCTGTTGGTCTGTGGCGCAATCTTAATGCTATGGCACTCCGTTTTCGCTAGTACTGCATCCAAAGACGATGAAGCGACTAGTGATCCTGCTTAA
- the hisN gene encoding histidinol-phosphatase — MSMNNSHNDLEKRLETARRLARLAGKSTLEHFQRADLSFEKKEDASPVTVADQNAEKIIRKGLKEEFPDDGIIGEEFGSEEGSTGYNWIVDPIDGTKAFIAGVPLFGTMIGVEKDGKSRLGVVYIPGLDEMISAAEGQGSWYERPHHDPIRAQVNKTPKLADGVMVTSQVSTFNKRNATQGFLELEERSFVTRTWGDCYGYMLVATGRAVCMIDPMMSIWDAAALQPIMEEAGGTFTSWTGESTIYSGDGIGTNGLVLEEILEVCRKYPMPE; from the coding sequence ATGTCCATGAACAACTCACACAACGATCTCGAAAAGCGTTTGGAAACAGCACGTCGTTTGGCTCGACTGGCCGGGAAAAGCACGTTGGAGCACTTCCAGCGTGCGGATCTTTCTTTTGAAAAGAAGGAAGATGCTTCCCCGGTCACGGTAGCCGACCAGAATGCGGAAAAGATTATCCGCAAAGGGCTTAAGGAAGAATTCCCGGACGATGGAATCATTGGTGAGGAATTCGGCAGCGAGGAAGGCTCGACCGGATACAACTGGATCGTCGATCCCATCGACGGTACCAAAGCTTTCATCGCTGGGGTCCCGCTTTTTGGGACCATGATCGGTGTCGAAAAGGACGGAAAGTCCCGCCTGGGCGTTGTTTATATTCCCGGGCTGGACGAAATGATCTCGGCCGCCGAGGGTCAGGGGTCGTGGTACGAACGTCCTCATCACGACCCGATTCGTGCCCAGGTCAACAAAACCCCTAAGCTTGCCGACGGGGTCATGGTGACCAGTCAGGTGAGTACGTTCAACAAGCGTAACGCTACGCAAGGCTTCCTTGAACTCGAGGAAAGGTCTTTCGTGACCAGGACTTGGGGCGATTGTTATGGCTACATGCTGGTCGCCACGGGGCGTGCTGTCTGCATGATCGACCCCATGATGAGTATCTGGGACGCGGCCGCTCTGCAGCCGATCATGGAAGAAGCTGGCGGTACGTTCACCAGTTGGACTGGCGAATCGACCATCTACAGCGGTGACGGCATTGGTACCAACGGCCTGGTACTCGAGGAAATCCTGGAAGTTTGCCGTAAATATCCGATGCCAGAATAG
- a CDS encoding SAM hydrolase/SAM-dependent halogenase family protein: MFTPGGIIALTTDFQADSFYVAEMKVAAHQIARDAMIVDVTHAIPPQDVKQASWTLLRALEAFPEGTVHVCVVDPGVGTQRKILAAIIHGQAVIGPDNGLFDVIASRYHVAAAIELNNEVYFGPRRSHTFHGRDIMVPVAAHLVRGIPLESLGDAVDPPSVPEEAKARIFAQRKGNEIHGQFIYADSFGNYVTNIFADDIPEDWDRWQLRIESDSFSADGIVSTYGEREPGTPVALMGSSGQLECAVVQGNAAQKYGIEAGNAVKIVRVNT, encoded by the coding sequence ATGTTCACTCCTGGCGGAATCATCGCTCTCACGACCGACTTTCAGGCCGACTCGTTCTATGTCGCTGAAATGAAAGTCGCGGCGCACCAGATTGCTCGCGATGCGATGATCGTTGACGTTACGCATGCCATCCCTCCGCAAGATGTGAAGCAGGCCAGTTGGACCTTGCTTCGCGCCTTGGAAGCGTTCCCAGAAGGGACGGTGCATGTTTGCGTGGTCGATCCCGGAGTCGGCACCCAGCGCAAGATTCTTGCCGCGATCATTCATGGTCAGGCTGTGATTGGGCCTGACAATGGGTTGTTCGATGTCATCGCGTCCCGGTATCATGTCGCGGCTGCCATTGAACTGAACAACGAAGTCTATTTCGGGCCGCGTCGTTCCCACACTTTCCACGGCCGCGACATCATGGTCCCGGTGGCCGCACACTTGGTTCGCGGTATTCCTCTGGAAAGTCTCGGCGATGCCGTTGACCCACCATCGGTCCCTGAGGAAGCGAAAGCCAGGATCTTTGCCCAAAGAAAAGGGAACGAGATCCACGGGCAGTTCATCTACGCCGATTCATTCGGCAACTACGTGACAAACATCTTTGCTGACGACATCCCGGAAGACTGGGATCGGTGGCAGTTGCGAATCGAGTCAGATTCGTTTTCGGCGGACGGTATCGTCTCGACGTATGGTGAGCGTGAGCCAGGAACCCCGGTGGCACTGATGGGCTCTTCTGGCCAACTCGAGTGCGCGGTCGTCCAGGGCAATGCCGCCCAAAAGTATGGGATTGAGGCGGGAAATGCGGTTAAGATCGTGCGTGTAAACACTTGA
- a CDS encoding ATP-binding protein, translating into MTLSEDRPINDRARELLDEHRDSIYRRTDHMFAWLMFFQWIAGIGIAMWVSPYAWAGRTQYVHPHIWSALIVGGLICSLPILLAKYYPGRAITRQTIAVGQALASALLIHLMGGRIEAHFHIFGSLAFLAFYRDWKVLVTASLVIAVDHVARGLLWPESIYGISIFGWQRSVEHAGWVIFEDIFLIYSTWISRREMTVIANRRAEMEKMQAEVEREVTERTREIELQRLVLQESHERLERQTEELRKAIEASEGANHAKSAFLANMSHEIRTPLTAILGFADVLLETGDIYKAPVERVEAIETIRRNGSHLISLINDLLDFSKIEAGKFQVENLPCSLHRLIADIRQLMQVRAEEKKLNIQVEYDGPIPEMILTDPTRLRQILMNLLSNAIKFTHEGSVNMKVALVGKAANRKIQIDVSDTGIGISDEMCDKLFQPFTQGDGSMSRRFGGTGLGLTISKRFAGLLGGDLTILETSHKGTTFRLVIDPGPLHNVNFQEPETTASVPDLEKSKPSDTKNVLRDLKILLVEDGPDNQRLISFLLKKAGAEVDMAENGELGYQKATAASGAGSPFDVILMDMQMPIMDGYTASTKLRSDGYNGPIIALTAHAMAEDRNRCIEAGCTDYTTKPVDRAKLIELIRFHAEAASV; encoded by the coding sequence ATGACGCTAAGTGAAGATCGCCCCATTAATGACCGCGCCCGAGAGCTGCTAGACGAACATCGCGATTCGATCTATCGACGCACTGATCATATGTTTGCGTGGCTCATGTTTTTCCAGTGGATCGCAGGAATCGGGATCGCGATGTGGGTCTCGCCATACGCCTGGGCTGGTCGTACGCAGTATGTTCATCCGCACATCTGGTCAGCCCTTATCGTTGGTGGATTGATTTGTAGCTTGCCGATTCTGTTGGCAAAGTACTACCCTGGCAGGGCCATTACCCGGCAGACCATCGCCGTCGGCCAAGCGCTTGCATCCGCGCTACTGATTCACCTGATGGGTGGGCGGATCGAAGCCCACTTCCATATTTTTGGTTCGTTGGCTTTCCTGGCTTTCTATCGTGATTGGAAAGTCTTGGTGACCGCGTCGCTTGTTATCGCTGTGGATCACGTGGCACGTGGTTTACTGTGGCCTGAATCGATCTACGGCATCTCGATCTTTGGCTGGCAACGCTCAGTAGAGCACGCTGGCTGGGTGATCTTCGAAGACATCTTCCTGATTTACTCGACCTGGATCAGTCGCCGCGAAATGACCGTCATCGCCAATCGTCGCGCTGAAATGGAGAAAATGCAGGCCGAAGTCGAACGAGAAGTGACGGAACGAACACGCGAGATTGAACTGCAACGCTTGGTCCTGCAAGAGTCACACGAGCGACTTGAACGTCAGACAGAAGAGCTCCGTAAGGCCATCGAAGCCAGCGAAGGCGCGAACCACGCCAAGAGCGCTTTCCTAGCCAATATGAGCCACGAAATCCGCACACCACTCACGGCAATCCTTGGGTTCGCCGATGTGCTGTTGGAAACGGGCGATATTTACAAGGCCCCCGTCGAACGAGTCGAAGCCATCGAAACGATTCGCCGAAACGGATCGCACCTGATCTCGCTCATCAATGACTTGCTGGACTTCTCGAAAATTGAAGCCGGTAAGTTCCAGGTCGAAAATCTGCCTTGCTCGCTGCACCGTCTGATCGCGGACATTCGCCAGTTGATGCAAGTTCGTGCTGAAGAGAAGAAGCTGAATATTCAAGTCGAGTACGACGGTCCTATCCCCGAAATGATTTTGACCGACCCGACACGTCTGCGGCAGATCCTGATGAACCTACTGAGCAACGCGATCAAGTTTACGCACGAAGGTAGCGTGAACATGAAAGTCGCTCTGGTCGGCAAGGCCGCCAATCGTAAAATCCAGATCGATGTGAGCGACACCGGCATCGGTATCTCGGATGAAATGTGCGACAAGCTGTTCCAACCGTTCACCCAAGGCGATGGATCAATGTCGCGTCGTTTCGGTGGAACAGGCCTGGGGCTTACCATCAGCAAGCGATTCGCAGGGCTGCTGGGTGGTGACCTGACGATTCTCGAAACATCCCATAAAGGGACGACCTTTCGACTCGTTATCGACCCAGGCCCGCTGCACAACGTCAACTTTCAAGAGCCAGAAACGACGGCTTCGGTCCCTGATCTGGAAAAGAGCAAACCAAGCGATACCAAGAACGTACTGCGTGACCTGAAGATTTTGCTCGTCGAAGATGGTCCTGATAATCAACGATTGATCTCGTTCCTGCTGAAAAAGGCAGGGGCAGAAGTCGACATGGCTGAGAACGGCGAACTTGGCTATCAAAAGGCCACTGCTGCCAGCGGAGCGGGAAGCCCGTTCGATGTCATCCTGATGGACATGCAGATGCCGATTATGGATGGCTATACGGCCTCGACGAAATTGCGATCCGACGGTTATAACGGCCCGATCATTGCTTTGACTGCTCATGCGATGGCCGAAGATCGCAACCGCTGTATCGAAGCTGGCTGCACCGACTATACGACGAAGCCGGTCGATCGTGCCAAGCTCATCGAGCTGATCCGCTTCCATGCCGAAGCGGCATCCGTCTAG